Proteins from a single region of Sebastes fasciatus isolate fSebFas1 unplaced genomic scaffold, fSebFas1.pri Scaffold_128, whole genome shotgun sequence:
- the LOC141763654 gene encoding LOW QUALITY PROTEIN: phospholipase A and acyltransferase 4-like (The sequence of the model RefSeq protein was modified relative to this genomic sequence to represent the inferred CDS: substituted 1 base at 1 genomic stop codon) gives KHIFCLIXSKYDEKPKPGDLIEIFRLTYQHWAVYVGDDFIVHLASASDVPGASANSLMSVPTKKAMVKKEKLMDVVGTDRWEINNSLDEKYKPRSVQVIVREACAKVGKVLHYDVLKANCEHFANELRYGKAGSWQVGG, from the exons TCAAACATATTTTCTGTCTGATCTAATCCAAGTATGATGAGAAGCCAAAGCCCGGGGACTTGATTGAGATCTTCCGCCTCACCTATCAGCACTGGGCTGTGTATGTTGGCGATGACTTCATTGTCCACTTGGCATCAGCCT CTGATGTGCCGGGTGCAAGCGCCAACAGTCTGATGTCTGTTCCGACGAAGAAGGCCATGGTGAAGAAAGAGAAGCTTATGGACGTGGTGGGAACCGACCGGTGGGAAATCAACAACAGCCTGGACGAGAAGTACAAGCCCCGCTCGGTTCAAGTCATTGTGAGGGAGGCCTGTGCCAAGGTGGGCAAGGTGCTGCATTATGACGTCCTCAAGGCGAACTGTGAGCACTTTGCAAACGAGCTGCGCTACGGAAAAGCTGGGTCCTGGCAGGTCGGTGGATAA